A genome region from Deinococcus aerophilus includes the following:
- a CDS encoding S41 family peptidase — translation MTPSLRRPQPRRDLSVRFSPRRMLRAAALGGVMLLGASGAQAASSPAQLIFNRVNHLLQGEYGGLSTVDRQKLQREYQGRLDAVCSAAPDCAESKAYPVIQAELTALGDEHSYFETPEDYREFVASATGGNRRQFGVKLARLDGENRVVTEVVPGSAAEEAGLQRGDLLLTLNGQPYTYAALRAAKEGGQDTRLGLTRRGASVTTTLKARESSTRDLPRLSYVPANTTGVASAVTTVRGSEVGVLRIPTFLSGGGVAQAVHDLVGQAQARGVSGLIVDLRGNGGGSLSECDSGVSAFVPSVTRLARSVGGSARTVVSRGTRVENGQIAGGVRNPHLWTGPMAVLVDAGSASCSEFFAYEIQYAGRGPVIGESTAGVGNTATRVFEVGDGALHLTVLNYAKPDGTPYPTRITPDRPSVQGEEQVRHLTQGQDDLLTEGLRALVNAPVLSLDPFRDRP, via the coding sequence ATGACTCCTTCCCTGCGCCGCCCACAACCGCGCCGTGACCTGTCCGTCCGCTTCTCCCCACGCCGGATGCTGCGGGCCGCCGCGCTGGGCGGTGTCATGCTGCTGGGCGCGTCCGGAGCGCAGGCGGCCTCGTCGCCGGCCCAGCTGATCTTCAACCGCGTCAACCACCTGCTGCAGGGCGAATACGGCGGCCTGTCCACGGTGGACCGTCAGAAGCTGCAACGCGAGTATCAGGGCCGGCTGGACGCCGTGTGCAGCGCCGCCCCCGACTGCGCCGAGAGCAAGGCGTATCCGGTGATTCAGGCCGAACTCACGGCGCTGGGCGACGAACACAGCTATTTCGAGACGCCCGAGGATTACCGCGAGTTTGTGGCCAGCGCGACCGGCGGCAACCGGCGGCAGTTTGGCGTGAAGCTCGCGCGGCTGGACGGCGAGAACCGGGTCGTCACCGAGGTCGTGCCGGGCAGCGCCGCCGAGGAGGCGGGGCTGCAACGCGGGGACCTGCTGCTGACCCTCAACGGACAGCCGTATACCTACGCGGCCCTCAGGGCAGCCAAGGAGGGCGGTCAGGATACCCGGCTGGGTCTGACCCGCCGCGGCGCGAGCGTGACCACCACCCTCAAGGCCCGTGAGAGCAGCACCCGGGACCTGCCGCGCCTGAGTTACGTGCCCGCGAACACCACCGGCGTGGCGAGCGCCGTGACCACCGTGCGCGGCAGCGAGGTGGGCGTGCTGCGTATTCCCACCTTTCTGTCGGGCGGGGGCGTGGCCCAGGCGGTCCACGATCTGGTAGGTCAGGCCCAGGCGCGCGGCGTCTCAGGACTCATCGTGGACCTGCGCGGCAACGGCGGCGGCAGCCTGAGCGAGTGCGACAGCGGCGTGAGCGCCTTCGTGCCCAGCGTGACCCGGCTGGCCCGCAGCGTGGGCGGCAGCGCCCGCACCGTGGTCAGCCGCGGTACCCGCGTGGAAAACGGCCAGATCGCCGGAGGCGTGCGCAACCCGCACCTGTGGACCGGCCCGATGGCAGTGCTGGTGGACGCAGGCAGCGCCTCGTGCAGCGAGTTCTTTGCCTATGAAATCCAGTACGCCGGGCGTGGCCCGGTCATCGGCGAATCCACCGCCGGAGTCGGCAACACTGCCACCCGGGTCTTCGAGGTCGGAGACGGCGCGCTGCACCTCACGGTGCTGAACTACGCCAAGCCCGACGGCACGCCGTACCCCACGCGCATTACCCCGGACCGGCCCAGTGTTCAGGGCGAGGAACAGGTCCGGCACCTGACCCAGGGCCAGGATGACCTGCTGACCGAGGGACTGCGGGCGCTGGTGAATGCCCCGGTGCTGAGCCTCGACCCCTTCCGCGACCGGCCCTGA
- a CDS encoding SDR family NAD(P)-dependent oxidoreductase: MTSAAPRSDSLSGPLDGQVALVTGASRGLGRATALELAAAGAHVLCTARSTRGHSTQPRLPDTTVDDTADAIRAAGGRAEALRCDHTDPAQVDALMLRIAERWGRLDLLVNNAWGGHDPLGDAPTGTPGTDPEVWDEPPEQLRHMLLAGAYSDYLTGLLALKHLLGPAGHGMIVNTT; encoded by the coding sequence ATGACTTCGGCCGCGCCACGAAGTGACTCACTGAGCGGGCCGCTGGACGGTCAGGTCGCGCTGGTCACCGGAGCCTCACGCGGCCTGGGACGGGCCACCGCGCTGGAACTGGCGGCGGCGGGCGCGCACGTCCTTTGCACGGCGCGCAGCACGCGTGGCCACAGCACGCAGCCCCGGCTTCCGGACACCACGGTGGACGACACGGCCGACGCCATCCGCGCCGCAGGCGGCCGCGCCGAAGCTCTGCGGTGTGACCACACCGATCCCGCACAGGTGGACGCCCTGATGCTCCGGATTGCCGAACGCTGGGGACGCCTGGACCTGCTGGTGAACAATGCGTGGGGAGGCCATGATCCGCTGGGGGACGCGCCCACGGGCACACCCGGCACCGATCCGGAAGTCTGGGACGAGCCGCCCGAACAGCTCCGGCACATGCTGCTCGCCGGAGCGTACAGCGATTACCTGACGGGTCTGCTGGCCCTCAAGCATCTGCTGGGACCCGCCGGACACGGCATGATCGTCAACACCACCTGA
- a CDS encoding MFS transporter — MWGGFFAVIPLVTVHFAGSVASGGLGWAAASVGLVLGLRQLTQQGLTVLGGAWADRVGPKPLILAGCVLRSLGFAWMAFSGSLPELLASALLAGIGGGLFDAPKSAAITAVTRPEHRTRMFSLASISGNLGMVTGPLIGAALLGLGFQVAALASASVYLLAAALMGLTLPHVRPPRRPPGSGMAGLRAAAANVPFRRFTLVLVGYFLLSTQINVAVTLKAIALAGPQATGPLYAVSAGLAVALQYPLLRLAERYLRVRTVLTLAVGTVGLALGLMALVSSFGALLLCVALYSLGTMLVYPTQQTLTARFAPPEQVGSYFGFSAISLGLGGALGSVLGGWLIDTGARVGLPAAPWLILAATGLVTAWGLRWALRDLAPAPSAA; from the coding sequence ATGTGGGGCGGCTTCTTCGCCGTGATTCCGCTGGTGACGGTGCATTTTGCCGGGTCGGTGGCGTCCGGGGGGCTGGGCTGGGCGGCGGCGAGCGTGGGGCTGGTGCTGGGCCTGCGGCAGCTCACCCAGCAGGGCCTGACGGTGCTGGGCGGCGCCTGGGCCGACCGGGTGGGGCCCAAGCCGCTGATTCTGGCCGGGTGTGTGCTGCGCTCGCTGGGCTTCGCCTGGATGGCCTTCAGCGGTTCTCTGCCTGAACTGCTCGCCTCGGCGCTGCTCGCCGGCATCGGGGGCGGGCTGTTCGATGCTCCCAAGAGTGCGGCCATCACTGCCGTGACCCGCCCGGAGCACCGCACGCGGATGTTCAGTCTGGCGAGCATCTCCGGGAACCTGGGCATGGTCACCGGCCCCCTGATCGGCGCGGCGCTGCTGGGCCTGGGCTTTCAGGTGGCGGCCCTGGCCTCGGCGAGCGTGTACCTGCTTGCTGCCGCCCTGATGGGCCTGACCCTGCCGCATGTACGCCCCCCGCGTCGCCCCCCCGGCAGCGGCATGGCCGGACTGCGCGCCGCCGCCGCCAACGTGCCCTTTCGCCGCTTCACGCTGGTTCTGGTCGGCTACTTTCTGCTCAGCACGCAGATCAACGTGGCCGTGACCCTCAAGGCGATTGCGTTGGCCGGCCCGCAGGCGACGGGGCCGCTGTACGCGGTATCGGCGGGGCTCGCGGTGGCGCTGCAATACCCGCTGCTGCGGCTGGCCGAGCGGTATCTGCGCGTGCGCACGGTCCTGACGCTGGCGGTGGGCACCGTGGGGCTGGCCCTGGGGCTGATGGCCCTGGTCTCCAGCTTCGGTGCGCTGCTGCTGTGCGTGGCCCTGTACAGCCTGGGCACCATGCTCGTGTATCCCACCCAGCAGACCCTGACCGCCCGTTTCGCTCCCCCCGAACAGGTGGGCAGCTACTTCGGCTTCAGCGCCATCAGCCTGGGGCTGGGTGGGGCGCTGGGCAGCGTGCTGGGGGGCTGGCTCATCGACACCGGCGCGCGGGTGGGCCTGCCGGCCGCGCCGTGGCTGATCCTGGCGGCCACCGGCCTGGTCACCGCCTGGGGGCTGCGCTGGGCGCTGCGTGATCTGGCCCCGGCGCCCTCTGCGGCCTGA
- a CDS encoding FtsW/RodA/SpoVE family cell cycle protein gives MKYDLRFPLIVAALLAVGLLTVSTAALSPRASDGILTKQLIGVALAAVPLALLWWAGRDRIYAFAPWLFGFALLLQASTFVIGRDVNGQQNWIVIGPVQFQPLELLKLALILMLALTLRAGYTGLRTYLMALAVFLPALGLVVVQDFGGALVLAAIFGVMLLAARIPWWHALLALLLVGAAVPTVLYPHLEPYQQKRLTIFLDPYQDPRGAGYQVIQSTIAVGSGGIQGKGYKQGSQSHNGFLPEAHTDFAFSTWAEEQGLIGGLAVLLLYGALFWGLASMAGDSPRLQDQVLFAGVLGQLGFQVLENIGAALGVLPLTGITLPLISYGLSSLLSTLATLGVAYVVYRDRFEGSI, from the coding sequence TTGAAATACGACCTGCGTTTTCCCCTGATCGTCGCGGCGCTGCTCGCCGTGGGGCTGCTCACCGTGAGCACCGCCGCGCTGTCGCCGCGCGCCTCGGACGGCATCCTGACCAAACAGCTGATCGGCGTGGCGCTCGCCGCCGTGCCACTGGCGCTGCTGTGGTGGGCGGGCCGCGACCGCATTTACGCCTTTGCGCCGTGGCTGTTTGGCTTCGCGCTGTTGCTGCAGGCGAGCACCTTCGTGATCGGCCGGGACGTGAACGGTCAGCAGAACTGGATCGTGATCGGGCCGGTGCAGTTTCAGCCGCTGGAACTGCTGAAGCTGGCCCTGATCCTGATGCTCGCCCTGACGCTCAGGGCGGGCTACACGGGCCTGCGCACATACCTGATGGCCCTGGCCGTGTTTTTGCCGGCCCTGGGGCTGGTGGTCGTGCAGGATTTCGGCGGAGCGCTGGTGCTCGCCGCCATCTTCGGAGTGATGCTGCTCGCGGCCCGCATTCCGTGGTGGCACGCGCTGCTGGCGCTGCTGCTTGTGGGGGCCGCAGTGCCCACGGTGCTGTACCCGCACCTCGAGCCGTACCAGCAAAAGCGCCTCACCATCTTTCTCGATCCCTATCAGGACCCGCGCGGCGCTGGATATCAGGTCATTCAGAGCACCATCGCGGTCGGCTCGGGCGGAATCCAGGGCAAGGGCTACAAGCAGGGCAGCCAGTCGCACAACGGCTTTCTGCCCGAGGCGCACACCGACTTTGCCTTCAGCACCTGGGCCGAGGAACAGGGCCTGATCGGTGGGTTGGCCGTGCTGCTGCTGTACGGCGCGCTGTTCTGGGGTCTGGCGAGCATGGCGGGTGATTCTCCCCGGCTGCAGGATCAGGTGCTGTTCGCCGGGGTGCTGGGGCAACTGGGCTTTCAGGTGCTGGAGAACATCGGGGCGGCCCTGGGGGTGCTGCCCCTGACCGGCATCACCCTGCCGCTGATCAGCTACGGCCTGAGCAGCCTGCTCAGCACGCTGGCAACCCTGGGCGTGGCGTATGTGGTCTACCGCGACCGCTTCGAGGGCTCGATCTGA
- a CDS encoding metallophosphoesterase family protein — translation MRLAVLSDVHGNVYALEAVLADIRAAAPDAVYNLGDTVWGGADPARAWAEQLEHAPPTVRGNTDETVAGWHAGRAEHWREWVVAQLPPEVPGVLGRLPTTAEAAGGELLLAHGSLHSAWDALFVNRSGGAASPDELLEQVGSWPRARVVVVGHTHREQVACADGVTFVNVGPVSRQLQGDPAARWALLERRGPLWNVTFRRTAYDVEAAAAWALAHCPDGEKEAGQLRRGRPVA, via the coding sequence ATGCGTCTGGCCGTGCTCTCCGACGTTCATGGCAACGTCTACGCGCTGGAGGCGGTGCTCGCCGACATCCGCGCCGCCGCGCCGGACGCCGTGTACAACCTGGGCGATACGGTGTGGGGCGGGGCAGACCCGGCCCGCGCGTGGGCGGAGCAGCTGGAACATGCCCCGCCCACCGTGCGCGGCAACACCGACGAGACGGTGGCCGGCTGGCACGCAGGCCGCGCCGAGCACTGGCGGGAGTGGGTGGTTGCCCAACTGCCCCCGGAAGTGCCCGGCGTGCTGGGCCGGTTGCCCACCACTGCCGAGGCCGCGGGCGGCGAGCTGCTGCTCGCGCATGGCAGCCTGCACAGCGCCTGGGACGCCCTGTTCGTGAACCGGTCCGGCGGCGCGGCGTCCCCCGACGAATTGCTGGAACAGGTGGGCAGCTGGCCGCGGGCGCGGGTGGTCGTCGTCGGTCACACCCACCGCGAACAGGTGGCGTGCGCAGACGGCGTGACCTTCGTGAATGTGGGTCCGGTGTCGCGGCAGTTGCAGGGTGATCCGGCGGCGCGCTGGGCCCTGCTGGAGCGGCGCGGCCCGCTGTGGAACGTCACCTTTCGCCGCACCGCATACGACGTGGAGGCCGCCGCCGCGTGGGCGCTGGCGCACTGCCCCGACGGCGAGAAGGAGGCCGGGCAGCTGCGGCGGGGCCGGCCCGTGGCCTGA
- the minE gene encoding cell division topological specificity factor MinE, which translates to MFSWLKRGRTKETLKDRLELVLAYDRAQIPPGKVEALRNDLLEVVRRYFPTGHSSIEIEQRGDMVVLLANIPIDENAPGRGPV; encoded by the coding sequence ATGTTTTCCTGGCTCAAGCGCGGACGGACCAAGGAAACCCTGAAAGACCGCCTGGAACTGGTGCTCGCCTACGACCGCGCCCAGATTCCGCCCGGCAAGGTGGAAGCCCTGCGCAACGATCTGCTGGAAGTGGTGCGGCGCTACTTTCCCACCGGCCACAGCAGCATTGAGATCGAGCAGCGCGGCGACATGGTGGTGCTGCTCGCCAACATCCCCATCGACGAGAACGCGCCGGGCCGTGGCCCGGTCTGA
- the minD gene encoding septum site-determining protein MinD, which produces MDAKAIVVTSGKGGVGKTTTTANIGAALARLGEKVAVIDVDVGLRNLDVVMGLESRVVFDLIDVLEGKCRMSQALIRDKRVENLYLLPASQTRDKDALDPEVFKGVVQGLIEDEKFDRILIDSPAGIESGFRTAAAPASGALVVVNPEVSSVRDADRIIGLLEAQQITEIRLVINRLRPKMVASGNMLSEADILDILGVKPIGIIPEDEGIIVSTNVGEPAVLGKTKAGEAFMSTARRLKGETVPYPKFEEEGGFLAALRRLFGGA; this is translated from the coding sequence ATGGACGCCAAGGCAATTGTGGTCACGTCGGGCAAGGGTGGCGTGGGAAAAACCACGACCACCGCGAATATCGGGGCGGCGCTCGCCCGGCTGGGAGAGAAGGTCGCGGTGATTGACGTGGACGTGGGTCTGCGCAACCTCGATGTGGTCATGGGGCTGGAATCGCGGGTGGTCTTCGACCTGATCGACGTGCTGGAGGGCAAGTGCCGCATGAGTCAGGCACTGATCCGCGACAAGCGCGTGGAGAACCTGTACCTGCTGCCCGCCAGCCAGACCCGCGACAAGGACGCCTTGGACCCCGAGGTGTTCAAGGGCGTGGTCCAGGGGCTGATCGAGGATGAAAAATTCGACCGCATCCTGATCGACTCGCCCGCCGGGATCGAGTCGGGCTTCCGGACCGCCGCCGCCCCCGCGTCGGGTGCGCTGGTGGTCGTCAACCCCGAGGTGTCCAGCGTGCGCGACGCCGACCGCATCATCGGTCTGCTCGAAGCCCAGCAGATCACCGAGATCCGGCTGGTCATCAACCGCCTGCGCCCCAAGATGGTCGCGAGCGGCAACATGCTCAGCGAGGCCGACATCCTCGACATTCTGGGCGTCAAACCCATCGGAATCATTCCCGAGGACGAGGGCATCATCGTCAGCACAAACGTGGGTGAACCCGCCGTGCTGGGCAAGACCAAGGCGGGTGAGGCCTTCATGTCGACCGCCCGCCGCCTGAAGGGGGAGACCGTGCCGTATCCCAAATTCGAGGAGGAGGGCGGGTTCCTGGCCGCCCTGCGCCGTCTGTTCGGGGGGGCCTGA
- the rimO gene encoding 30S ribosomal protein S12 methylthiotransferase RimO, translating into MGTQEAAGQKVAQKVGFISLGCPKALVDSERILTQLRVEGYEVADSYEGADAVIVNTCGFITPAVEESLSAIGEALDATGRVIVTGCLGERPEKILERHPKVAAITGSEAVDDVMRHVRELLPIETDEFTGVLPVAAPGMRPEREATRHGDVFAPSVKLTPRHYAYVKIAEGCNHTCAFCIIPKLRGKQVSRDAGAVLYESFRLIAGGTKELMVISQDTSAYGVDVRYRESEFQGGQVRAHLTDLAEKLGEMGAWVRMHYVYPYPHVDRIVELMAQGKILPYLDVPLQHASPRILRLMRRPGAGKQLDTIRRWRGICPELTIRSTFIVGFPGETEEEFQELLTFLEDARLDRVGAFVYSDVEEADANTLPDPVPEDVKQERLARFMEVAQRISTERLAEKVGRVMDVIIDEFNDDEDDAPGTRLIGRTKGDAPGIDGQVYLFAGDFAGQIKIGDIVRVRIEDSDEYDLFGEVVERPEWKPNVPQLGHFGGHH; encoded by the coding sequence GTGGGCACCCAAGAAGCGGCCGGGCAGAAAGTGGCTCAAAAAGTGGGGTTCATCAGCCTGGGCTGCCCCAAGGCGCTGGTGGACAGCGAACGAATCCTGACCCAGCTGCGCGTGGAGGGCTACGAGGTCGCCGACAGCTATGAGGGCGCAGACGCCGTGATCGTCAACACCTGCGGCTTCATCACGCCCGCCGTGGAGGAGTCGCTGAGCGCCATCGGTGAGGCGCTGGACGCCACCGGCCGCGTGATCGTGACCGGTTGCTTGGGCGAGCGCCCCGAGAAGATTCTGGAACGGCACCCCAAGGTCGCGGCCATCACCGGCAGCGAGGCGGTGGACGACGTGATGCGGCATGTGCGCGAACTGTTGCCGATCGAAACGGATGAGTTCACCGGCGTGCTGCCGGTGGCCGCCCCCGGCATGCGCCCCGAGCGCGAGGCCACCCGGCACGGCGACGTGTTCGCTCCCAGCGTCAAGCTCACGCCCCGGCACTACGCCTACGTCAAGATCGCCGAGGGCTGCAACCACACCTGCGCGTTCTGCATCATTCCCAAGCTGCGCGGCAAGCAGGTCTCGCGTGACGCGGGCGCGGTGCTGTACGAGTCCTTCCGCCTGATCGCCGGCGGCACCAAGGAACTGATGGTGATCTCGCAGGACACCAGCGCCTACGGGGTGGATGTGCGTTACCGCGAATCCGAGTTTCAGGGGGGGCAGGTCCGCGCCCACCTCACCGACCTGGCCGAGAAGCTGGGCGAGATGGGCGCGTGGGTGCGCATGCACTACGTCTACCCGTACCCGCACGTGGACCGGATTGTGGAACTGATGGCGCAGGGCAAGATCCTGCCGTACCTGGACGTACCGCTGCAGCACGCCTCGCCGCGCATCCTGCGGCTGATGCGGCGGCCCGGCGCGGGCAAACAACTGGATACCATCCGGCGCTGGCGCGGCATCTGCCCCGAACTCACCATCCGCAGCACCTTTATCGTGGGCTTTCCCGGCGAGACGGAAGAGGAGTTCCAGGAACTGCTGACCTTCCTGGAAGACGCCCGTCTGGACCGTGTGGGCGCCTTCGTATACTCGGATGTGGAGGAGGCCGACGCCAACACCCTGCCCGACCCCGTACCCGAGGATGTGAAGCAGGAGCGGCTGGCCCGCTTCATGGAGGTCGCCCAGCGCATCAGCACCGAGCGGCTGGCCGAGAAGGTGGGCCGCGTGATGGACGTGATCATCGACGAATTCAACGACGACGAGGACGACGCACCGGGCACCCGCCTGATCGGACGCACCAAGGGAGACGCGCCGGGCATTGACGGTCAGGTCTACCTGTTCGCGGGCGACTTCGCGGGTCAGATCAAGATCGGCGACATCGTGCGGGTCCGGATTGAGGACAGTGACGAATACGACCTGTTCGGTGAGGTCGTGGAGCGCCCCGAGTGGAAACCGAACGTGCCGCAGCTGGGGCACTTCGGGGGGCACCACTGA
- a CDS encoding nitronate monooxygenase — MMQTTAVFEPTGSTSTLPQIIQGGMGVGISHWGLARAVSGVGQLGIVSCTGIDNVLVRRLQDGDSGGHVRRALAAYPNQERVEKVLRMYFLPAGREPGQAYRRVPLPTVTKHGAAWELGVMGSFVEVFLAREGHDNPVGVNLLTKLQLHTVPALYGSMLAGADVVIMGAGIPREIPGVLDAFAAGGPASIKLDVKGGDAVTLTFDPAEYGLERRELKRPKFYPIVTSHILAGVLMKKASGSVEGFVIEGPTAGGHNAPPRGQPTFDEIGQPVYGERDIADLDEMKKLGLPFWLAGSRATPEALAEALERGAAGIQVGTLFAYCADSGLRDDLRQRVHGLTKEGGVDVYTDPLASPTGFPFKVVQVDGTLARPELYAERPRVCDIGYLREAYAGEDGKTGLRCAAEPVDAYVSKGGKVEDTVGRKCLCNALMTDAGYAQVQKGGYVEDSLITSGDSLNDIAAWPRGYRAEDVVEYLLGRYQPGA, encoded by the coding sequence ATGATGCAAACCACCGCTGTTTTCGAACCTACCGGCTCCACCTCCACCCTGCCTCAGATCATTCAGGGCGGCATGGGCGTGGGCATCTCGCACTGGGGCTTGGCCCGGGCCGTCTCGGGCGTGGGGCAACTGGGCATCGTGTCGTGCACCGGCATCGACAACGTGCTGGTGCGCCGCCTGCAGGACGGCGATTCGGGAGGGCACGTGCGCCGCGCGCTGGCCGCCTACCCCAACCAGGAGCGCGTGGAAAAGGTGCTGCGCATGTATTTCCTGCCTGCGGGCCGTGAGCCAGGACAGGCGTACCGCCGCGTGCCGCTGCCCACCGTGACCAAGCACGGGGCCGCGTGGGAACTCGGCGTGATGGGCAGCTTCGTGGAGGTCTTTCTCGCGCGTGAGGGCCACGATAACCCGGTGGGCGTGAACCTGCTCACCAAGCTGCAACTGCACACCGTTCCCGCCCTGTACGGCTCCATGCTCGCCGGGGCCGACGTTGTGATCATGGGGGCCGGTATTCCCCGCGAGATTCCGGGGGTGCTGGACGCCTTCGCGGCGGGCGGCCCGGCCTCGATCAAGCTGGACGTCAAGGGCGGGGACGCCGTCACCCTGACCTTCGATCCGGCCGAGTATGGGCTGGAGCGGCGCGAGTTGAAGCGTCCGAAGTTCTACCCGATTGTGACCTCGCACATTCTGGCGGGCGTGCTGATGAAGAAGGCCAGCGGCTCGGTCGAGGGTTTTGTGATCGAGGGCCCCACCGCCGGCGGCCACAACGCTCCCCCCCGCGGACAGCCCACCTTCGACGAGATCGGCCAGCCGGTGTACGGCGAGCGGGACATTGCCGATCTCGATGAGATGAAGAAGCTGGGCCTGCCGTTCTGGCTCGCGGGCAGCCGGGCGACTCCGGAGGCCCTCGCCGAGGCGCTGGAACGCGGCGCGGCGGGCATTCAGGTCGGCACGCTGTTCGCGTATTGCGCCGACAGCGGCCTGCGCGACGACCTGCGTCAGCGGGTGCATGGTCTGACCAAGGAGGGCGGTGTGGACGTGTATACCGATCCGCTGGCCTCGCCCACCGGCTTTCCCTTCAAGGTGGTGCAGGTGGACGGCACGCTCGCCCGCCCGGAGCTGTATGCCGAGCGCCCCCGCGTGTGCGACATCGGCTACCTGCGCGAGGCGTATGCCGGTGAGGACGGCAAGACCGGCCTGCGCTGCGCCGCCGAACCGGTGGACGCCTACGTGTCCAAGGGCGGCAAGGTCGAGGACACCGTGGGCCGCAAGTGCCTGTGCAACGCCCTGATGACCGACGCGGGCTACGCCCAGGTTCAGAAGGGTGGGTATGTGGAAGATTCGCTGATCACCAGCGGGGACAGCCTGAACGACATCGCCGCGTGGCCGCGTGGCTACCGGGCAGAAGATGTGGTGGAGTACCTGCTGGGGCGGTATCAGCCGGGGGCCTGA
- a CDS encoding MotA/TolQ/ExbB proton channel family protein, with product MNVLDLARAAGPLLWVLLALSLYVVYLAVVRAQVLSRLGQDATALIERARAVTAESGPGAALAEVDRAGHPSPAANVLRAGLSRADRGVDAAGAAMQSALLAEDARLYAGLSALGTSAQIAPLLGLLGTVIGMVRSFLVFSQNAAPTPAQLATGISEALVNTAGGLIVAIIAYVARNALRARADRIAVQAERVREDLPGWLLRPEGHRPHRAGGHVPEMAFNFDGAVPVTPLPSGNGR from the coding sequence ATGAATGTCCTTGATCTCGCCCGCGCTGCCGGGCCGCTGCTGTGGGTGTTGCTGGCCCTGTCGCTGTATGTCGTTTACCTCGCGGTGGTTCGCGCGCAGGTGCTGTCCCGGCTGGGGCAGGACGCCACCGCGCTGATCGAGCGGGCGCGGGCCGTGACCGCTGAGAGCGGGCCCGGCGCGGCCCTGGCCGAGGTGGACCGCGCGGGCCATCCCTCGCCCGCCGCCAACGTGCTGCGCGCTGGCCTGAGCCGCGCCGACCGCGGAGTGGACGCGGCCGGAGCCGCCATGCAGTCGGCGCTGCTCGCCGAGGATGCCCGGCTGTACGCGGGCCTCAGTGCGCTGGGCACCTCCGCACAGATCGCTCCGCTGCTCGGGTTGCTCGGCACGGTGATCGGGATGGTCCGCTCGTTCCTGGTCTTCAGCCAGAACGCCGCTCCCACGCCCGCGCAGCTCGCCACCGGCATCAGCGAGGCGCTGGTGAACACAGCGGGCGGCCTGATCGTGGCGATCATCGCGTACGTGGCCCGCAACGCGCTGCGCGCCCGCGCCGACCGCATCGCCGTGCAGGCCGAACGGGTGCGTGAGGACCTGCCCGGCTGGCTGCTGCGCCCGGAAGGCCACAGGCCACATCGGGCCGGGGGTCACGTGCCGGAAATGGCCTTCAACTTTGACGGAGCGGTGCCGGTCACCCCGCTGCCCTCCGGGAATGGCCGGTGA
- a CDS encoding ExbD/TolR family protein, with product MRRRLRDGGDGVTFDFAPMVDVVLLLLIFFFLTSSLGARQNALPLDLPRASTTVQETPELPIVSVDRAGKLFLNGQETTLTKLGGQLKPLLGTSAGVVGLRADERGSYGTVVRVMDVIKQAGGERLALGTRPTP from the coding sequence GTGAGACGGCGGCTGCGAGACGGTGGGGACGGCGTGACCTTCGATTTCGCGCCGATGGTGGATGTGGTGCTGCTGCTGCTGATCTTCTTCTTCCTGACGAGCAGCCTGGGAGCCCGCCAGAATGCCCTGCCGCTGGACCTGCCGCGCGCAAGCACCACCGTGCAGGAGACGCCCGAACTGCCCATCGTGAGCGTGGACCGGGCCGGCAAGCTGTTTCTGAACGGCCAGGAAACCACCCTGACCAAGCTGGGCGGGCAGCTCAAGCCCCTGCTCGGCACCTCGGCCGGCGTGGTGGGGCTGCGCGCCGACGAGCGGGGCAGCTACGGCACCGTCGTGCGCGTGATGGACGTGATCAAGCAGGCCGGGGGCGAGCGGCTGGCCCTGGGTACGAGGCCCACTCCATGA